In the genome of Nocardioides sp. NBC_00368, the window GAAGTAATCGCTACCGTCGCGCCTGTGACTGACAGTGAAAACCCCACAACTCAGAGTCCATCGCGGGCACCGCGCTCGGTGCTCGTCACCGGTGGCAGCCGCGGCATCGGCCGGGCGATCGCGGAGGCCTTCGTGGCCAACGGCGACAACGTGGCCGTGACCTCCCGCAAGGGCGGGGCTCCGGAGGGGGCTCTGGACCTGGTGTGCGACATCACCGATCCGGCCGCCGTCGAGGAGGCGTACGCCGCCGCCGAGGCCGCCCACGGCCCCGTCGAGGTCCTGGTCGCCAACGCCGGGATCACGAAGGACACCCTCGTCCTGCGGATGTCGGAGGACGACTTCACCTCGGTGATCGACACCAACCTGACCGCGTCCTTCCGGCTCGCCAAGCGCGCCTCCAAGGGCATGCTGCGGCTGCGCCGCGGGCGGATCATCTTCATCTCCTCGGTCGTCGGGCTGTTGGGCAACCCCGGCCAGGTCAACTACGCGGCGTCGAAGGCGGGGCTGGTCGGCATGGCCCGATCGCTCGCGCGCGAGCTGGGCTCACGGGGGATCACCGCCAACGTGGTCGCGCCGGGCTTCGTGGAGACCGAGATGACTGCGGTCCTCACCGACGAGCAGCAGAAGGCGATCACGGACCGGGTGCCGCTGGGACGCTACGCGTCGCCGGACGAGGTGGCCTCGGCCGTGACGTGGTTGGCAGATGCGGGTTATGTGACCGGGGCCGTGATCC includes:
- the fabG gene encoding 3-oxoacyl-ACP reductase FabG: MTDSENPTTQSPSRAPRSVLVTGGSRGIGRAIAEAFVANGDNVAVTSRKGGAPEGALDLVCDITDPAAVEEAYAAAEAAHGPVEVLVANAGITKDTLVLRMSEDDFTSVIDTNLTASFRLAKRASKGMLRLRRGRIIFISSVVGLLGNPGQVNYAASKAGLVGMARSLARELGSRGITANVVAPGFVETEMTAVLTDEQQKAITDRVPLGRYASPDEVASAVTWLADAGYVTGAVIPVDGGLGMGH